Proteins found in one Pararge aegeria chromosome 12, ilParAegt1.1, whole genome shotgun sequence genomic segment:
- the LOC120628285 gene encoding uncharacterized protein LOC120628285 — protein sequence MNVKNAPNMSHREKFELINSEVRSFYEYCKESGMSDEEMDLICRPLTNAVRKATIKRWTRLFLLLVMFVAIGYTVSHTDTFQWHATAVARIALIKLLPIWDWTPLYYNKCLIERSQPQNLDNDLISPADCVTCEAIKTIARVSDTSYNEVFNHHLSRGAPVIVTDAYYDWSVSELNLTSIISNDNRLRDSVPCRTLTNIRLGKQPMDLEEIVSRITNTDIPSWFVHFQNCDIRAVKSFRILAPRPYFLSPHIPPSHFNWLLLSKNYDTHRFKYLELDTGLIIMSQLKGMTFIQLKPRSPCEEICYTLNFQLNEGETLVLGNSLWEMEYMPATGDNAAMITETDWVES from the exons atgaatgttaaaaacgCGCCAAATATGTCCCATCGCGAGAAATTCGAGTTAATAAATTCTGAAGTGCGTTCGTTTTACGAATATTGCAAAGAGTCGGGCATGAGTGACGAAGAGATGGATTTGATATGCCGCCCTTTGACGAATGCTGTACGCAAGGCTACAATTAAACGGTGGACGAGATTATTTTTACTGTTGGTGATGTTCGTGGCGATTGGTTATACTGTTAGCCATACGGACACTTTTCAATGGCATGCAACCGCGGTCGCGAGAATCGCTCTGATAAAACTGCTGCCCATATGGGACTGGACCCCTTTGTATTACAACAAATGTCTAATAGAGAGGTCTCAGCCGCAGAACTTGGATAATGATCTTATCTCACCTGCGGACTGCGTTACTTGCGAGGCTATTA AAACCATAGCTCGCGTGTCGGACACGAGTTACAACGAAGTGTTCAACCACCACCTGTCCAGAGGAGCGCCCGTCATCGTCACCGACGCGTACTACGACTGGTCTGTCTCCGAGCTCAACCTGACCAGCATCATCAGCAACGACAACAGACTACGCGACTCCGTGCCCTGCAGAACCCTCACAAACATCCGACTGGGTAAACAGCCGATGGATTTGGAGGAAATCGTCTCCAGAATAACCAACACAGATATTCCCAGCTGGTTCGTCCATTTCCAGAACTGTGACATCAGGGCGGTGAAATCCTTCAGAATTTTGGCGCCGAGACCTTATTTCCTATCCCCTCATATACCCCCGTCGCATTTCAATTGGCTCTTGCTCTCGAAAAATTACGACACCCATAGATTCAAATACTTAGAACTCGATACGGGTTTAATCATCATGTCCCAATTAAAAGGGATGACTTTTATTCAGCTGAAACCAAGGTCTCCATGCGAGGAGATATGTTATACACTCAATTTCCAGCTCAATGAAGGGGAGACTTTAGTTTTGGGTAATTCGTTATGGGAGATGGAGTATATGCCCGCGACGGGTGACAACGCCGCTATGATCACGGAAACCGATTGGGTCGAGTCATAA